TTCCCATAatgcactgatccccaaccagtggcttgtgagagacatgttgcttcccaactccttgGGTTTGCTCAAAGTGAATCCAAAgaacaggggcgctccgccaatgaggagAGCTGAGACACTCGCCTGAGGCtgcagcgccagagaggattccaggggcggcaaaaagccgctcctgcacctttaagagccgaatttccgttttctAAACCGGAAAATCCGGCTGTACTATTgagagagagcacaattgcgctctccgcactagtgatcctgcctcccctcccaacaggtaagccggcgaggggggcAGCATtacaggagccgcctcaggcgacTCCTTCGACAGGATTGGCGCtgtcaaagcaggtgattatttttgaattccaggcttggagacaagttttggttgtataaaaaccaggtgtactgccaaacagtctcctgtagctgccagtccacataggggctaccgatagCCTATtgcagtccttatttggcaccccacggaacctttttcatgctagtgttgctccccaactctatgtgcatttgaatgaggctcatgggtaaaaaaaaaggctggggacctcTGCCCTAATGCAGAGATAACCTTGTGAGATCTACAGAACATTGTCCAGCTTCAGCTTTCCTTGATAGGCTGCCACCTGTATGTACAGTActgtttacagtatatatatatatatatatatgcacacagcaGGAATAGGTCTACAACTGCAtttattctttttccttttttcttatcTCTCTACCCTTGTGCTcagcatgagttcaatgaatatgactcaaaaatatatttttcctgttGTTTTAATCACTAGTATACAACCGTTGCCCTGtgttgtgactgttttattagtacaaatatgggatctgttatctggaacccgctattcagaaagctcggagaagtcgtctcccatagactccatttgatccatattatccaaatcttaaaaaataatttcctttttctgtgtaaatataaaaacagtcgcttgtacttgatcccaactaagatataattaatccttattggaggcaaaaccagcctattgggtttatttaatttttatatgattttctagtagacttaaggtgtgaagatccaaattatggaaagatcttttattctgaaaattccaggccctgagcattctgtaagATACCTGTAAGACTTTCTTATGCAGAGGTTTAATCTGTGCACTTGGAGTCTAATTATCTATTGTTACGTTATGGTTTCCCAAACTCAGATACCAAGGTTCCGGTCATGGATCACACTTCTGCCTATTAATGCCTCCTTttactttgggaggagccctctgatACTTGGATGctccaggtcttaaagtgagtgGACGAGggcgagagttctgggcagacaaaggAACTGTTAATGTGTAACAGGAGGGACAGAGAAAGGGAAAAGTGTAGTCGTAGAACAGGCCGGGGTTAAACTAATCAGTGCAGTAtggaatcaggaaccagaagtCTAGTCAAGGATACAGGCCGGGGTCTAAACAatcagtagcgcagtacaaagtcaggatccataagactggtcagtaacaggcaatggtcggttcaggcagcaatacagggctagtcaagaacaggcaggggccAAGGAACAGAGAAACAGACTAGAAGTGCACTCAGGAGCTATcagaaatagacctacgttgggcaaggcccTTCCCCCTCCCAGGTATTATTACATTTACCcctcaaggaccaaacatggagctcTCTTACCCTCATtaattcaagaaataacaaaacacatAAACGTAATTGATTTGCACTGACGGCAGATTTACCCCGGGGTTTAGAAGAGATGCACAATCAGAGTCTGCGGGTGATACTCAGTTGTAGCTCAGATGTATTGTGCGGCAGGATCTTTTGTTCAACATAATGTTGTCTTGCAGACGTGACCAGAAGGTGGGGAACTaaatcaaaatgaaaacatttcttcCGCTCCTTCTTGGTAAGTATCGCCAATTTCAGCTTTTTGAACAAATTTGTAcagttccaaaaaaaattgaatttattcaAAACAAATATTGTCTTTTCTTTCAGTTGCGACGGTGTGTTTCGGAGACTTGGCCACCGGTAAGGTTACTGCAGGAGTGTTCAGCCAACTGGGAGGGTGGGGGGTAATTGCTGCGGCTGTTTGCTGATAGAACAATATATagtatgttttattcatttaagataaaataaaattgttaaatattCGGGAAATATTCTTTGTGTCCTACATACACTATTAAATATACCAGCAGGCctgaaatattattttcaaacccctcagtgacttctaatatctttatcatttacagtagggggtacattatcccttataatacatgagtgatactcagagttccctgtataactcagcctgcagccttgtgcctttatatggtcacagaacaacccctcagtgacttctaatatccttatcatttacagtagggggtacattatcccttataatacatgagtgatactcagagttccctgtataactcagcctgcagccttgtgcctttatatggtcacagaacaacccctcagtgacttctaatatccttatcatttatagtagggggtacattatcccttataatacatgagtgatactcagagttccctgtataactcagcctgcagccttgtgcctttatatggtcacagaacaacccctcagtgacttctaatatccttatcatttacagtagggggtacattatcccttataatacatgagtgatactcagagttccctgtataactcagcctgcagccttgtgcctttatatggtcacagaacaacccctcagtgacttctaatatccttatcatttacagtagggggtacattatcccttataatacatgagtgatactcagagttccctgtataactcagcctgcagccttgtgcctttatatggtcacagaacaacccctacagtgacttctaatatccttatcatttacagtagggggtacattatcccttataatacatgagtgatactcgttccctgtgccttgtgcctttatatatacAAACTAACACGGCTGTTTTTCCTTTACAGATCCAATACTCTATCCATATGGTCCATCAGAGGGAGACAAAGTAACCCCCAAAAAAGATGACGGAGCAACTAGTGCCATTCCTATCTcttctgtttttatcttttttgaaAAGCAACATAATTCGCTCTATGTAAGTGCCCTTCGTTCGGTTAGGAGCAGTGTCAGTCACTGGAGATAAAGCTTTTCAGGAAACCACTTTCTATATTCTTAGGATTTATCTGACTTTACTGTTTTCGTTGTCCCTTTCTAATggctgcactgctggtcctgactattttaaaatgtagcagaagccagcctGACCTGTGAAGAAACATGCAGGAGAGCTGCCTTCTGCTACTTTTGGAGGGAGCAGTGGTGCTCAATGTTGTATTTATGTGGCTTTTTCATGTCAGCCGGGAGTAGAATTTTAGATACTTTCACAAATATATGACTGTGTAACAAATTCTATAGTCACACACTGCCACCCTCTGGATAAAGATGGCGTAACAGCTGCTAATCTTTCTGCCCATGTGATCTTTCTTGAGGATTGTGACCTCCCTCCTTTGCATTTCTAGGTGAACAACAATGGGGTGATCTCTTTTGGCGTGGCCGTGTCCAGCTACACCCCTAATGCTTTCCCTCTGGCAGACGGAAGACCCTTTGTTGCTCCCTACTGGGGGGATGTCAACAATGAAATAGCAGGGACAGTTTATTACCGTGAAAGCAAAGACCCAAATCTATTGGAGAGGATATCCAACGACATGAGGAAGTACTATCCAAACTTTAATTATAGGGCCACATGGGCCTTTGTCGCCACTTGGGATAAAGTCGCTTACTATGGATCAAGTTCTAGAAAGGTTTGTGTACAcatatatgcaggtatgggacctgttatccacaatgcttgggacttggagttttctggataatggatctttccatagttagAGCTTAGATCTTCATATTTTAGTCAACTAAAAAGTCATGTAAGcagtaaataaagccaataggctgattttgcctccaataaggattaattatatcttagttgggatcaattacaagttactgttttattaatacagagaaaagggaaatcattcatAAATAAgtggattattttgattaaatggagtctgtgggagatgggcgttttgtaatttggagctttctggataacaggtttctggataatgaatcctatatatatatatacacaccaattATACCGATTGGGACCTTTACATCGGGCACAGACACAATGtaaagaaattggcttttacaacagggagtgctggtctcagaataattggcgtatacataattaccgtgcacccctccctttgctgaaactatttgccttggagtgcggatactcacttggaaggacggatatatatatatatatatagatatatacacaaataaacagcaagtaaACAAAGCCCGGTATCTAGAAATATTGATTAATGCATTAGTATAACTAATGTGGTTACCACCTGGTTGTTATGTTTCTGTCCCAgctgggaaaaaatatataattttttgttgtaacttatatttttattgaaaagattTAGGTTGTTGTACAATATACATGCCACACATTATGTTGATCCCATCAGTAAGAATATTGTAAGGGGTGTGCAAAAATGCTAGTACAGAAATATCCAAATGTATCGCCGTATATCTAGACATTGTTATGTTGTCACATTGCACTCTTCATTGACATTCAACCAATATGTGAATTTGTGGGTATAATACCAGAATGCAACCCAGAATAATACAATAACCAAGAATAAAATCACACTGAATaaggtaaaatgaaataaaataaaacctgcaAAACAGTGcttcaactttccaatataaaggCTTTAAATGGCTCCCTAGGGGGATAAAAAGCTAATGCATTATATAGGTACTTACTCATCAGTAGCTCCCAGGGTGCCCAAACATCCAAGAAATGTTGAGTATTATTCTGTATTATAGCGAAACCTGACTCAAAAACCTTATAGGAGTTAATCCTGCATTTAATTTCAGCTAGGGTGGGGGGACTAGGGGATTTCCATTTTGC
This sequence is a window from Xenopus laevis strain J_2021 chromosome 7S, Xenopus_laevis_v10.1, whole genome shotgun sequence. Protein-coding genes within it:
- the LOC121396617 gene encoding alpha-tectorin-like, with the translated sequence MKTFLPLLLVATVCFGDLATDPILYPYGPSEGDKVTPKKDDGATSAIPISSVFIFFEKQHNSLYVNNNGVISFGVAVSSYTPNAFPLADGRPFVAPYWGDVNNEIAGTVYYRESKDPNLLERISNDMRKYYPNFNYRATWAFVATWDKVAYYGSSSRKTNTFQAVLTTDGKLAFIILNYGIITWTTGKASGGDPLTGLGGIPAQAGFNSGDKTNYFNIPGSRTPDIVNINKTSNVNTPGRWVFKVDKFRVAGGCVYEAHFVRYNETFWKDPTCETKCRCNMDGDVECEQERCSGNLVCRPSTWHYSCKIGIGLCF